A genomic region of Serinus canaria isolate serCan28SL12 chromosome 1A, serCan2020, whole genome shotgun sequence contains the following coding sequences:
- the CBLL1 gene encoding E3 ubiquitin-protein ligase Hakai isoform X2 yields MDHNDNDLQGTNSSGSLGGLDVRRRIPIKLISKQTNKTKPAPRTPRNMNRMPAKTQAGDEEFDYNKEERYECKGGEMFGNQRRFPGPIFWDYKINLLGEKDDTPVHFCDKCGLPIKMYGRMIPCKHVFCYDCAILHEKKGDKMCPGCNEPVQRIEQCVRGSLFMCSIVQGCKRTYLSQRDLQAHINHRHMRAGKPVTRPPIEPVHPPIAPPPAEIPERFIMPPEKHHMSHIPPKQHIMMPPPPLQHVPHEHYNQPHEDIRAPPAEMSMAPPPPRPVSQDTFRISTRKHSNLITVPIQDDSSSGAREPPPPAPAPAHHHPEYQGQPVVSHPHHIMPPQQHYAPPPPPPPPISHPLQHPPQAAGTPHMVYSQAPPPPMTSAPPPITPPPGHIIAQMPPYMNHPPPGPPPPQHGGPPVNVNAPPPHHYNPNSLPQFSEDQGTLSPPFTQPGGMSPGIWPAPRGPPPPPRMQGPPAQAPLPGPHHPDQARYRPYYQ; encoded by the exons ATGGACCACAATG acaaTGATTTGCAAGGAACAAATAGTTCAGGATCATTGGGTGGTCTTGATGTCCGTAGAAGAATCCCTATAAAGCTTATTTCAAAACAGACCAATAAAACCAAACCTGCACCTCGAACTCCAAGAAATATGAACAGGATGCCTGCGAAGACACAAGCTGGTGATGAAG AATTTGATTATAACAAGGAGGAGCGATACGAATGTAAAGGAGGTGAAATGTTTGGCAATCAAAGGAGATTTCCTGGACCCATTTTTTGGGATTATAAG ATAAACTTGCTGGGGGAAAAGGATGATACACCAGTCCATTTCTGTGATAAGTGTGGATTGCCCATCAAAATGTATGGACGCATG ATACCTTGCAAGCATGTTTTCTGCTATGACTGTGCTATACTACATGAGAAAAAGGGAGACAAGATGTGTCCAGG CTGTAACGAACCTGTGCAGAGAATTGAGCAGTGTGTTCGAGGATCTCTCTTCATGTGTAGCATTGTTCAAGGATGCAAGAGAACTTACCTGTCGCAGAGGGACTTACAAGCTCACATCAACCACCGTCACATGAGAGCTGGCAAGCCCGTTACTCGTCCTCCCATTGAACCCGTACATCCTCCTATCGCCCCACCGCCGGCCGAAATTCCCGAGCGTTTCATAATGCCCCCCGAGAAACATCACATGAGCCACATTCCACCCAAGCAGCACATCATGatgccacctcctcctctgcagcacgTGCCACACGAGCACTATAACCAACCCCATGAAGACATCCGTGCTCCTCCCGCAGAGATGTCCATGGCTccgccgcccccccgccccgTCAGTCAGGACACCTTCCGCATCTCAACGAGGAAACACAGCAACTTAATAACTGTCCCCATCCAGGATGATTCCAGTTCAGGCGCTCGAGAACCGCCTCCACCAGCGCCCGCACCTGCTCACCATCATCCTGAGTACCAGGGTCAGCCAGTGGTGTCACACCCTCATCACATTatgcctccccagcagcactatgcgccgcccccgccgccgcctccgcccaTCAGCCACCCTCTGCAGCACCCTCCGCAGGCGGCGGGCACCCCCCACATGGTGTACAGCCAGGCTCCGCCGCCGCCCATGACCTCTGCCCCACCGCCCATAACCCCGCCGCCCGGACACATCATTGCCCAGATGCCGCCCTACATGAACCATCCTCCTCCGGGACCTCCCCCTCCTCAGCATGGAGGCCCACCTGTAAATGTAAATGCTCCCCCTCCCCATCACTATAATCCCAACTCTTTGCCACAGTTCAGTGAAGATCAAGGAACTCTTAGTCCCCCTTTCACACAACCTGGGGGAATGAGTCCAGGGATATGGCCAGCTCCAAGGGGGCCGCCTCCACCTCCGAGGATGCAAGGGCCTCCTGCTCAGGCCCCCCTTCCTGGACCACATCACCCTGATCAAGCCAGATACAGACCCTATTACCAATGA
- the CBLL1 gene encoding E3 ubiquitin-protein ligase Hakai isoform X3: MNRMPAKTQAGDEEEFDYNKEERYECKGGEMFGNQRRFPGPIFWDYKINLLGEKDDTPVHFCDKCGLPIKMYGRMIPCKHVFCYDCAILHEKKGDKMCPGCNEPVQRIEQCVRGSLFMCSIVQGCKRTYLSQRDLQAHINHRHMRAGKPVTRPPIEPVHPPIAPPPAEIPERFIMPPEKHHMSHIPPKQHIMMPPPPLQHVPHEHYNQPHEDIRAPPAEMSMAPPPPRPVSQDTFRISTRKHSNLITVPIQDDSSSGAREPPPPAPAPAHHHPEYQGQPVVSHPHHIMPPQQHYAPPPPPPPPISHPLQHPPQAAGTPHMVYSQAPPPPMTSAPPPITPPPGHIIAQMPPYMNHPPPGPPPPQHGGPPVNVNAPPPHHYNPNSLPQFSEDQGTLSPPFTQPGGMSPGIWPAPRGPPPPPRMQGPPAQAPLPGPHHPDQARYRPYYQ, translated from the exons ATGAACAGGATGCCTGCGAAGACACAAGCTGGTGATGAAG AAGAATTTGATTATAACAAGGAGGAGCGATACGAATGTAAAGGAGGTGAAATGTTTGGCAATCAAAGGAGATTTCCTGGACCCATTTTTTGGGATTATAAG ATAAACTTGCTGGGGGAAAAGGATGATACACCAGTCCATTTCTGTGATAAGTGTGGATTGCCCATCAAAATGTATGGACGCATG ATACCTTGCAAGCATGTTTTCTGCTATGACTGTGCTATACTACATGAGAAAAAGGGAGACAAGATGTGTCCAGG CTGTAACGAACCTGTGCAGAGAATTGAGCAGTGTGTTCGAGGATCTCTCTTCATGTGTAGCATTGTTCAAGGATGCAAGAGAACTTACCTGTCGCAGAGGGACTTACAAGCTCACATCAACCACCGTCACATGAGAGCTGGCAAGCCCGTTACTCGTCCTCCCATTGAACCCGTACATCCTCCTATCGCCCCACCGCCGGCCGAAATTCCCGAGCGTTTCATAATGCCCCCCGAGAAACATCACATGAGCCACATTCCACCCAAGCAGCACATCATGatgccacctcctcctctgcagcacgTGCCACACGAGCACTATAACCAACCCCATGAAGACATCCGTGCTCCTCCCGCAGAGATGTCCATGGCTccgccgcccccccgccccgTCAGTCAGGACACCTTCCGCATCTCAACGAGGAAACACAGCAACTTAATAACTGTCCCCATCCAGGATGATTCCAGTTCAGGCGCTCGAGAACCGCCTCCACCAGCGCCCGCACCTGCTCACCATCATCCTGAGTACCAGGGTCAGCCAGTGGTGTCACACCCTCATCACATTatgcctccccagcagcactatgcgccgcccccgccgccgcctccgcccaTCAGCCACCCTCTGCAGCACCCTCCGCAGGCGGCGGGCACCCCCCACATGGTGTACAGCCAGGCTCCGCCGCCGCCCATGACCTCTGCCCCACCGCCCATAACCCCGCCGCCCGGACACATCATTGCCCAGATGCCGCCCTACATGAACCATCCTCCTCCGGGACCTCCCCCTCCTCAGCATGGAGGCCCACCTGTAAATGTAAATGCTCCCCCTCCCCATCACTATAATCCCAACTCTTTGCCACAGTTCAGTGAAGATCAAGGAACTCTTAGTCCCCCTTTCACACAACCTGGGGGAATGAGTCCAGGGATATGGCCAGCTCCAAGGGGGCCGCCTCCACCTCCGAGGATGCAAGGGCCTCCTGCTCAGGCCCCCCTTCCTGGACCACATCACCCTGATCAAGCCAGATACAGACCCTATTACCAATGA
- the CBLL1 gene encoding E3 ubiquitin-protein ligase Hakai isoform X1, whose amino-acid sequence MDHNDNDLQGTNSSGSLGGLDVRRRIPIKLISKQTNKTKPAPRTPRNMNRMPAKTQAGDEEEFDYNKEERYECKGGEMFGNQRRFPGPIFWDYKINLLGEKDDTPVHFCDKCGLPIKMYGRMIPCKHVFCYDCAILHEKKGDKMCPGCNEPVQRIEQCVRGSLFMCSIVQGCKRTYLSQRDLQAHINHRHMRAGKPVTRPPIEPVHPPIAPPPAEIPERFIMPPEKHHMSHIPPKQHIMMPPPPLQHVPHEHYNQPHEDIRAPPAEMSMAPPPPRPVSQDTFRISTRKHSNLITVPIQDDSSSGAREPPPPAPAPAHHHPEYQGQPVVSHPHHIMPPQQHYAPPPPPPPPISHPLQHPPQAAGTPHMVYSQAPPPPMTSAPPPITPPPGHIIAQMPPYMNHPPPGPPPPQHGGPPVNVNAPPPHHYNPNSLPQFSEDQGTLSPPFTQPGGMSPGIWPAPRGPPPPPRMQGPPAQAPLPGPHHPDQARYRPYYQ is encoded by the exons ATGGACCACAATG acaaTGATTTGCAAGGAACAAATAGTTCAGGATCATTGGGTGGTCTTGATGTCCGTAGAAGAATCCCTATAAAGCTTATTTCAAAACAGACCAATAAAACCAAACCTGCACCTCGAACTCCAAGAAATATGAACAGGATGCCTGCGAAGACACAAGCTGGTGATGAAG AAGAATTTGATTATAACAAGGAGGAGCGATACGAATGTAAAGGAGGTGAAATGTTTGGCAATCAAAGGAGATTTCCTGGACCCATTTTTTGGGATTATAAG ATAAACTTGCTGGGGGAAAAGGATGATACACCAGTCCATTTCTGTGATAAGTGTGGATTGCCCATCAAAATGTATGGACGCATG ATACCTTGCAAGCATGTTTTCTGCTATGACTGTGCTATACTACATGAGAAAAAGGGAGACAAGATGTGTCCAGG CTGTAACGAACCTGTGCAGAGAATTGAGCAGTGTGTTCGAGGATCTCTCTTCATGTGTAGCATTGTTCAAGGATGCAAGAGAACTTACCTGTCGCAGAGGGACTTACAAGCTCACATCAACCACCGTCACATGAGAGCTGGCAAGCCCGTTACTCGTCCTCCCATTGAACCCGTACATCCTCCTATCGCCCCACCGCCGGCCGAAATTCCCGAGCGTTTCATAATGCCCCCCGAGAAACATCACATGAGCCACATTCCACCCAAGCAGCACATCATGatgccacctcctcctctgcagcacgTGCCACACGAGCACTATAACCAACCCCATGAAGACATCCGTGCTCCTCCCGCAGAGATGTCCATGGCTccgccgcccccccgccccgTCAGTCAGGACACCTTCCGCATCTCAACGAGGAAACACAGCAACTTAATAACTGTCCCCATCCAGGATGATTCCAGTTCAGGCGCTCGAGAACCGCCTCCACCAGCGCCCGCACCTGCTCACCATCATCCTGAGTACCAGGGTCAGCCAGTGGTGTCACACCCTCATCACATTatgcctccccagcagcactatgcgccgcccccgccgccgcctccgcccaTCAGCCACCCTCTGCAGCACCCTCCGCAGGCGGCGGGCACCCCCCACATGGTGTACAGCCAGGCTCCGCCGCCGCCCATGACCTCTGCCCCACCGCCCATAACCCCGCCGCCCGGACACATCATTGCCCAGATGCCGCCCTACATGAACCATCCTCCTCCGGGACCTCCCCCTCCTCAGCATGGAGGCCCACCTGTAAATGTAAATGCTCCCCCTCCCCATCACTATAATCCCAACTCTTTGCCACAGTTCAGTGAAGATCAAGGAACTCTTAGTCCCCCTTTCACACAACCTGGGGGAATGAGTCCAGGGATATGGCCAGCTCCAAGGGGGCCGCCTCCACCTCCGAGGATGCAAGGGCCTCCTGCTCAGGCCCCCCTTCCTGGACCACATCACCCTGATCAAGCCAGATACAGACCCTATTACCAATGA
- the SLC26A3 gene encoding chloride anion exchanger — protein MVEPVGNHYVIARPVYSENAFNEEHEKLHRYHKTFWDHLKLYFSCSPQRAKKFALRLFPVISWLPAYRFREWILSDIISGINTGLVAVLQGLAFALLVNVPPSYGLYSAFFPVLVYFIFGTSRHISVGPFPVLSLMVGGVVTRLVPDDSTGNGNSTNTSAIDDERVMVAASVTFLSGIVQLLLGIFQFGFIVIYLSQSLISGFTTAAAIHVLVSQLKFMFQLPVPGFNKPLGIIYTLESVFSQITDANIADLVTSLIVLLIVFVVKEMNDRYKEKLPAPIPIELLVTIVAALISYFVNFEEKFGVAVVGKLEDGFHTPVAPDVGILQKCIGDSISIAIVGFAVAFSVAKVYSIKHDYPIDGNQELIAFGLGNIVGGSFKGFASSTALSRSGVQESTGGKTQIAGIISSVIVLLVILAIGFLLAPLQKSVLASLALGNLKGMLMQFKEISILWRKDKCDCVIWVVTFLAAIFLGLDIGLAAAVAFQLLTVVIRSQFPSCTVLANVGRSNIYRNRKDYTDIYEPEGVKIFRCSSPIFFANIEFFREKLITAVGFNPLRVLRKRNKALRKIRKMLKKGELQVTPKGLICMANPTYESEEELDNNRIEELDQPTIMTDLPIQINWGTDLPPGISVPQVNLHSIILDFSSVSFLDFSAMTILRKTLKEFVRLDIDIYIAGAYEGLLDKLERSAFFDEEIKPSMFFLTIHDAVLHILLKKDIANSPKLKLAEEKGRSSDYVIIPRNGLRSRECTIPTETKF, from the exons ATGGTTGAACCTGTGGGTAACCATTATGTTATAGCCAGACCTGTATACTCAGAGAATGCATTCAATGAAGAGCATGAGAAATTGCACAGATACCATAAAACTTTTTGGGATCACCTGAAGCTCTATTTTAG CTGCTCCCCACAAAGGGCCAAAAAATTTGCTTTGCGTTTGTTCCCAGTCATTTCCTGGCTGCCAGCGTACCGCTTCAGGGAGTGGATCCTGAGTGACATCATCTCCGGCATCAACACGGGGCTCGTGGCTGTGCTGCAAG GTCTGGCCTTTGCTTTGCTGGTGAATGTCCCCCCCAGTTATGGACTCTATTCAGCATTCTTCCCTGTCCTGGTCTATTTCATCTTTGGCACATCCAGACATATCTCAGTGG GTCCCTTCCCTGTCCTGAGCCTCATGGTGGGAGGAGTAGTCACCAGGCTGGTCCCCGATGACAGCACTGGAAATGGCAATTCCACAAATACCTCAGCAATAGATGATGAGAGGGTGATGGTGGCTGCATCTGTAACCTTCCTTTCTGGGATTGTTCAG ttgcTTCTGGGAATTTTTCAGTTTGGATTCATCGTTATTTATCTATCACAATCATTAATCAGTGGTTTCACAACTGCTGCAGCTATCCACGTTTTGGTATCTCAACTGAAATTCATGTTTCAGTTACCTGTCCCTGGATTTAATAAACCATTGGGCATCATCTAC ACTCTGGAGAGCGTTTTCAGCCAGATCACAGACGCAAACATTGCTGACCTTGTCACATCACTGATTGTCTTGCTTATCGTGTTCGTGGTAAAAGAAATGAACGATCGATACAAGGAAAAGTTACCAGCTCCCATCCCGATCGAACTCCTTGTG ACAATCGTAGCGGCACTGATTTCCTATTTTGTcaactttgaagaaaaatttggTGTAGCTGTTGTTGGAAAACTAGAGGATGG GTTTCATACACCTGTTGCACCTGATGTAGGCATCCTCCAGAAGTGTATTGGTGACAGCATTTCCATCGCGATCGTTGGGTTTGCAGTAGCCTTCTCTGTGGCTAAAGTGTATTCCATCAAGCATGACTACCCAATAGATGGCAACCAG gAACTAATTGCTTTTGGGCTGGGTAATATAGTTGGTGGATCATTCAAGGGATTtgcctccagcactgctctttcAAGATCAGGTGtgcaggagagcacaggaggCAAAACACAG ATTGCTGGCATTATCTCATCTGTCATTGTTTTACTTGTGATCTTGGCCATTGGGTTTCTCCTGGCACCACTACAGAAG TCAGTCCTTGCATCTTTGGCTCTTGGCAATTTGAAAGGAATGCTCATGCAGTTCAAGGAAATAAGCATTCTCTGGAGAAAGGACAAGTGTGACTGT GTTATATGGGTGGTGACTTTCTTAGCTGCCATCTTTCTTGGCCTGGACATTGGActagcagcagcagtggcattCCAGCTGCTCACTGTGGTGATCCGCTCCCAGTT TCCAAGCTGCACTGTTTTGGCCAATGTTGGGAGAAGTAACATCTACAGAAACAGGAAGGATTACACTGAT ATCTATGAGCCAGAGGGAGTGAAGATTTTCAGATGCTCCTCTCCAATTTTCTTTGCTAATATTGAATTCTTCAGAGAGAAACTCATCACTGCT GTTGGCTTCAACCCACTGAGAGTCCTGAGGAAACGCAATAAAGCTCTGAGGAAGATTAGGAAGATGCTGAAGAAAGGAGAGCTGCAAGTGACACCG AAAGGCTTGATTTGCATGGCTAACCCTACATATGAGTCAGAGGAAGAGTTGGACAACAACAGGATAGAAGAGCTGGACCAACCCACCATCATGACAGACTTGCCCATTCAGATCAACTGGGGCACTGACCTCCCCCCTGGCATCAGTGTGCCCCAGGTCAACCTCCACAGCATCATTCTGGATTTCTCATCAGTGTCCTTCCTTGATTTTTCTGCCATGACAATCCTCCGAAAG ACTTTGAAAGAATTTGTCCGGCTCGACATTGACATTTACATTGCTGGGGCATACG AGGGCCTCCTGGACAAACTGGAGAGAAGTGCATTTTTTGATGAAGAGATTAAGCCATCCATGTTTTTCCTCACCATTCATGATGCAGTTTTACACATTTTGCTGAAGAAGGACATAGCCAACTCCCCCAAATTGAAGCTTGCTGAG GAGAAGGGCAGAAGCAGTGACTATGTCATCATCCCCAGGAACGGACTGCGCAGCCGCGAGTGCACA ATtccaacagaaacaaaattttag